Proteins from one Dama dama isolate Ldn47 chromosome 12, ASM3311817v1, whole genome shotgun sequence genomic window:
- the IL25 gene encoding interleukin-25 — protein MYQNLREQLAEGASRLGGSSFLTGLFLQAVAFLAMVMGTHTLCLGSQRRCTHWPGCCPSKGQNPTEEWLKWNSMLMSPPETTSLAHHPESCSSSKDGPLNSRSIAPWIYELDRDLDRLPQDLYHARCLCPHCVSLKTGSHMDPLGNSELLYHNQTVFYRRPCPGQQGAHHGYCLERRLYRVSLACVCVRPRVMA, from the exons ATGTACCAG AATCTCAGAGAACAGCTGGCAGAGGGGGCATCCAGACTAGGTGGGAGCAGTTTTCTCACTGGCCTTTTCCTACAGGCGGTGGCATTCTTAGCAATGGTCATgggaacccacaccctctgtttGGGGTCCCAGAGGCGTTGCACCCACTGGCCCGGCTGCTGCCCCAGCAAAGGACAGAACCCCACTGAGGAGTGGCTGAAGTGGAACAGTATGCTCATGTCTCCCCCAGAGACCACCAGCCTCGCCCACCACCCAGAATCCTGCAGTTCCAGCAAGGATGGACCCCTCAACAGCCGCTCCATCGCCCCCTGGATATATGA GTTGGACAGAGACTTGGACCGGCTCCCACAGGATCTGTACCATGCACGTTGCCTGTGTCCACACTGTGTCAGCCTTAAGACGGGCTCCCACATGGACCCCCTGGGAAACTCAGAGCTGCTCTACCACAACCAGACCGTCTTCTACCGGCGGCCGTGCCCAGGACAGCAGGGCGCCCACCATGGCTACTGCCTGGAACGCAGGCTCTACCGTGTCTCCTTGGCTTGCGTGTGCGTGCGGCCCCGTGTGATGGCCTAG
- the CMTM5 gene encoding CKLF-like MARVEL transmembrane domain-containing protein 5 yields MFNAWSRRDRPPEAGTAAGLEGFAVDKTFLSSLKGILLETELALTFIIFICFTASISAYMAAALLEFFITLAFLFLYATQYYQRFDRLNWPCLDFLRCVSAIIIFLVVSFAAVTSRDGAAIAAFVFGIILVSVFAYDAFKIYRTELVPRAAQGDQQ; encoded by the exons ATGTTCAATGCTTGGAGTCGTCGGGATCGGCCCCCCGAGGCGGGGACAGCTGCAGGGCTGGAGGGCTTCGCGGTGGACAagaccttcctctcctccctcaaaGGCATCCTGCTGGAGACTGAGCTG GCCCTGACCTTCATCATCTTCATCTGCTTCACGGCCTCCATCTCCGCCTACATGGCTGCCGCGCTGCTGGAGTTCTTCATCACACTAGCCTTCCTCTTCCTCTACGCCACCCAGTACTACCAGCGCTTCGATCGGCTGAACTGGCCATGTCTG GACTTCCTCCGCTGTGTCAGCGCCATCATCATCTTCCTGGTGGTCTCCTTCGCAGCTGTGACCTCCCGGGATGGAGCTGCCATTGCTGCTTTT GTGTTTGGCATCATCCTGGTTTCTGTCTTTGCCTATGATGCCTTCAAGATCTACCGGACCGAGTTGGTGCCCAGGGCTGCCCAGG GGGACCAGCAGTGA